One part of the Bacteroidia bacterium genome encodes these proteins:
- a CDS encoding cytochrome c peroxidase yields the protein MRKGQLHILFKLGAILLAFSLIACEPDPPPPPPPEDEVDTTPVILEVPDHFRSPEIPSTNPLTQAKIDLGKALFFDPLLSRDQSVSCATCHPPELSFADPKILSTGIDGNQTLRHSMALVNLYYANSFFWDGRSPSLEDQATRPIFDALEMDNTEEEVLRRLNASDKYQKLFKRAFGDTATIIHIGRALASFERTLISSESKYDQFLATQDTSIFSAQERRGFELFFAERSNARHAECFHCHGGFNLDDRANGSFRNNALDEFYEDRGLGEITRNPRDVGKFKVPTLRNIEHTAPYMHDGRFQTLEEVVDHYASGGQPHVNRDPLMLNILIDEEGKKDLIAFLKTFSDPNFLSNPDFRPE from the coding sequence TTGAGAAAAGGCCAACTACATATCCTCTTTAAACTGGGGGCCATATTATTGGCCTTTTCCCTTATTGCCTGCGAACCCGATCCTCCGCCTCCACCACCTCCGGAGGATGAGGTAGACACCACTCCTGTCATTCTTGAGGTGCCGGATCATTTTCGGAGCCCTGAAATTCCTTCGACTAACCCGCTTACGCAGGCAAAAATTGATTTGGGGAAAGCCCTCTTTTTCGATCCCTTGCTCTCAAGAGATCAAAGCGTTTCCTGTGCGACTTGTCATCCACCAGAGCTTAGTTTCGCCGATCCCAAGATTCTGAGTACCGGCATTGATGGGAATCAAACGCTTAGGCATTCTATGGCCTTAGTCAATCTCTACTATGCCAATAGCTTTTTCTGGGATGGTCGGAGCCCAAGCCTCGAAGATCAGGCTACGCGGCCTATATTTGATGCCCTGGAAATGGATAATACAGAGGAAGAAGTCCTGAGGAGATTAAATGCCAGCGATAAGTACCAAAAGCTCTTTAAGAGAGCCTTTGGCGATACAGCAACGATTATTCATATAGGAAGAGCCCTGGCTTCTTTTGAAAGAACCCTTATCAGCTCTGAGAGCAAATATGATCAGTTTTTGGCAACTCAGGATACCTCGATCTTTAGCGCTCAGGAACGGAGAGGTTTTGAGTTGTTTTTTGCTGAAAGATCAAATGCTCGTCATGCTGAATGCTTCCATTGTCATGGAGGCTTTAATCTGGACGACAGGGCAAATGGTTCCTTCAGAAATAATGCCCTGGATGAGTTTTACGAAGACCGTGGCCTGGGAGAAATCACCCGGAACCCCAGAGATGTAGGCAAATTTAAAGTTCCTACTTTGCGGAACATAGAACATACAGCTCCCTATATGCATGACGGCAGATTCCAAACACTGGAAGAAGTAGTTGACCACTACGCAAGTGGTGGACAGCCGCATGTAAATCGCGATCCCCTCATGCTCAATATTTTGATTGATGAAGAAGGAAAAAAGGATTTGATAGCCTTCCTCAAAACCTTCAGCGATCCCAATTTCCTCAGCAATCCCGATTTCCGTCCGGAGTAA
- a CDS encoding MbnP family protein has translation MKVKHIVILILALSFSFIACEENPPEEDGIFSLSFSRNGDTGEAVDGFPVFENNEGRKFYFENFSFYVSEITLFKENGESMKLIRESDSSEFILYDWVDVRTDNEGDRLFQNFNVPAGTYTGISFGIGVPEVANHSDPTNYPAEHPLSEFRGKHWTWNAGYRFIMADGFIDDSDTKDGPMDLGFLYHCGMDTLYSSLEFKGATDGFEVKNGATYTYGFDLDPTKMFYNANESVDMINDNITHTGDFFSVAKAITENFINNALSKKE, from the coding sequence ATGAAAGTAAAACATATAGTCATACTCATTTTAGCCCTCTCCTTTTCATTTATTGCTTGTGAAGAAAATCCACCCGAAGAAGACGGTATTTTCTCCCTTTCATTTTCCAGAAATGGAGATACAGGAGAAGCTGTAGATGGCTTTCCGGTTTTCGAAAATAATGAAGGAAGGAAGTTTTATTTTGAAAATTTCAGCTTCTACGTTTCAGAAATAACCCTTTTTAAGGAAAATGGAGAAAGTATGAAACTCATCCGGGAATCAGATAGCTCTGAGTTTATTCTTTATGACTGGGTAGATGTGAGAACCGATAATGAAGGTGATAGGCTCTTTCAAAATTTCAATGTACCTGCTGGAACATATACGGGGATTTCATTTGGAATTGGTGTTCCTGAAGTTGCTAACCACTCTGACCCCACTAATTATCCTGCCGAGCATCCTTTAAGTGAGTTTAGAGGAAAACACTGGACCTGGAATGCCGGATACAGATTTATCATGGCTGATGGATTTATTGACGATTCTGATACCAAGGATGGCCCTATGGATCTGGGATTTTTGTATCACTGCGGAATGGACACGCTTTATAGTAGTCTGGAGTTTAAAGGAGCAACAGATGGATTTGAGGTAAAGAATGGTGCAACATATACCTATGGTTTCGATCTTGATCCCACCAAAATGTTTTACAATGCCAATGAGTCTGTCGACATGATCAATGACAATATCACCCATACCGGTGATTTTTTCTCCGTGGCCAAAGCGATTACCGAGAATTTCATTAACAATGCCCTCAGTAAAAAAGAATAA
- the mazG gene encoding nucleoside triphosphate pyrophosphohydrolase: MTEEQKSFQRLNEIVFELREKCPWDRKQTKESLRHLTIEETYELADAIIQGDYEEIKVELGDLMLHLLFYASLAQDKGKFNIHEVLESQIEKLIRRHPHVYGDMVGASEEQIKKNWEAIKAQERAESGKERFQSVLDGVPDSMPSLIKAHRMQEKAAQMGFDWPDIDQVMDKVREELEEFARAESPAERADEMGDILFSLVNYCRHAGINAEDALAGTNQKFKDRFQFMEKKVKASDLKLPELSLEEMDKYWEEAKKALKA; encoded by the coding sequence ATGACTGAAGAACAAAAGTCATTTCAAAGACTAAATGAAATCGTTTTTGAATTGCGGGAGAAATGTCCCTGGGACCGTAAACAGACCAAGGAAAGTCTACGACATTTAACTATAGAGGAGACCTATGAATTAGCTGATGCAATCATTCAGGGAGATTATGAGGAGATCAAAGTAGAATTGGGGGATTTGATGCTCCATTTGTTGTTCTATGCGAGTTTGGCTCAGGATAAAGGGAAGTTCAATATTCATGAAGTTCTGGAAAGTCAGATTGAAAAACTGATCCGACGCCATCCGCATGTCTATGGCGATATGGTAGGGGCATCGGAGGAGCAGATCAAGAAAAACTGGGAAGCGATAAAAGCACAGGAACGAGCCGAATCTGGAAAAGAACGTTTTCAATCGGTTCTGGATGGTGTTCCGGATAGCATGCCATCTTTAATCAAAGCCCATCGTATGCAAGAGAAAGCTGCACAAATGGGATTTGACTGGCCGGATATCGATCAGGTGATGGACAAAGTGCGGGAGGAATTGGAGGAGTTTGCCAGGGCCGAAAGTCCTGCAGAGCGTGCAGACGAGATGGGAGATATCCTCTTTTCCCTTGTGAATTATTGTCGTCATGCAGGAATCAATGCCGAAGATGCCCTGGCCGGTACCAATCAGAAATTTAAAGATCGCTTTCAATTCATGGAAAAGAAAGTGAAAGCGAGTGATCTGAAGTTGCCAGAATTGAGTTTAGAGGAAATGGACAAATATTGGGAAGAGGCAAAGAAAGCTTTAAAAGCCTAG